The genomic DNA ATCACTCTTCGACTTTGCAGCCATTCGGGCGCTGTTTGCCAGCGGCTTCCGCATGACGTTTGATGGCATGCACGCAATCACCGGTCCGTACGCGAAGGACATCCTGGAGCGTCGACTGGGGGCCCCGGCGGGCACCGTCATCAATGGTGAGCCCCTGCCTGACTTCGGTGGTGGGCACCCCGATCCCAATCTCACCTACGCGCACGATCTGGTGGATGAGCTGTTCGGCGCCGATGCACCGGACTTTGGCGCGGCATCGGATGGCGACGGCGACCGCAACATGATTCTGGGCCGGCGGTTTTTCGTGACGCCATCGGACAGCCTGGCGGTGTTGGCCGCGAATGCCACGCTGGTCCCTGGCTACGCGCGTGGCCTCACCGGCGTGGCGCGCTCGATGCCCACCAGCGGCGCGGTGGATATGGTGGCCGCCGCCTTGGGCATTCCCTGCTTCGAGACACCCACCGGGTGGAAGTTCTTCGGCAATCTGCTTGATGCGGGCCGCATTACGCTGTGTGGCGAAGAGAGCTTTGGCACCGGCTCCGACCATGTGCGCGAGAAGGATGGTCTGTGGGCGGTGTTGTTCTGGCTCAACATCGTCGCGGTGCGTGGACAGTCGGTTGAGACGATTGTGCGTGACCACTGGGCGCGCTTCGGACGCAACTACTACACGCGCTACGACTACGAGGGCGTGCCGGTTGATGCGGCCAACGGCGTCATGGCGCATCTGCGCGCGCAATTGGCGCGACTGCCAGGCGTGTTGCTGGCCGGGCGGGTCGTGCGCGCGGCTGATGACTTCGCGTATCTCGATCCCATCGACGGGTCCTCGAGTGCTCACCAGGGGCTGCGCGTGCTGTTCGAAGACGGCGCCCGCATCGTGTATCGATTGTCGGGCACCGGCACCGAAGGTGCCACGATTCGCGTGTACATCGAGTCGCGCGAGACTTCCACAACACGACTGGATGTGCCGGTGGCAGACGCGCTGGCCCCAATGGTGAATGC from Gemmatimonadaceae bacterium includes the following:
- a CDS encoding alpha-D-glucose phosphate-specific phosphoglucomutase; the encoded protein is MTIRTITTSPFADQRPGTSGLRKRTAVFSQPGYLENFVQALFDVAALPADSTLVVGGDGRYFNREAIVTIIRMAAVNGIARVLIGRGGLLSTPAASHLIRQRAQGGMILSASHNPGGPDGDFGLKYNAANGGPAPESFTNAVAECAAVMVSYRIADLPDFSIDTIGTQALGTMMLDVVDPVEAYAALMESLFDFAAIRALFASGFRMTFDGMHAITGPYAKDILERRLGAPAGTVINGEPLPDFGGGHPDPNLTYAHDLVDELFGADAPDFGAASDGDGDRNMILGRRFFVTPSDSLAVLAANATLVPGYARGLTGVARSMPTSGAVDMVAAALGIPCFETPTGWKFFGNLLDAGRITLCGEESFGTGSDHVREKDGLWAVLFWLNIVAVRGQSVETIVRDHWARFGRNYYTRYDYEGVPVDAANGVMAHLRAQLARLPGVLLAGRVVRAADDFAYLDPIDGSSSAHQGLRVLFEDGARIVYRLSGTGTEGATIRVYIESRETSTTRLDVPVADALAPMVNAALALSELAVRTGRTTPTVIT